A window of Salmo trutta chromosome 5, fSalTru1.1, whole genome shotgun sequence contains these coding sequences:
- the LOC115194782 gene encoding Fc receptor-like protein 5 isoform X3, whose translation MMTFSLSVLSNQASLSLSPDRSQFFEYESVSLSCEVQGNSARWRVVRNTTRGILSECHTDWGKQQGSSCNVSLTPSDSGLYWCESGSGEHSNAVNITVHAGPMILESPALPVTEGDSVTLRCRYQETPSDLTAVFYKDGSLIRAETTGEMTIPAVSKSDEGLYKCYNSKGDSPESWMTVTDGSLTRTETTGDMTIPAVSWMTVKPLGPRLGTSHHLQCCPYLYPGCCVVYWWGLPTCW comes from the exons ATGATG actttctctctctcagttctctctAACCAAGCATCTCTGAGTCTCAGTCCTGACAGATCTCAGTTCTTTGAATAtgagtctgtctctctgagctgTGAGGTTCAGGGGAACTCTGCTAGATGGAGAGTGGTGAGGAACACAACGAGAGGAATCCTTTCAGAGTGTCATACTGACTGGGGAAAACAACAAGGGTCTTCATGCAATGTGTCACTAACACCATCAGACAGTGGATTGTACTGGTGTGAGTCTGGTTCTGGAGAACACAGCAATGCTGTCAACATCACAGTACATG ctggtcCTATGATCCTGGAGAGCCCTGCCCTTCCTGTGACTGAGGGAGATTCTGTGACTCTGCGCTGCAGATATCAGGAAACTCCCTCTGACCTCacagctgttttctacaaagatGGATCCCTCATCAGGGCTGAGACTACAGGAGAGATGACCATCCCTGCAGTATCCAAGTCAGATGAAGGACTCTACAAGTGTTACAACTCGAAAGGAGATTCACCAGAGAGCTGGATGACTGTGACAG ATGGATCCCTCACCAGGACTGAGACTACAGGAGACATGACCATCCCTGCAGTATCCTGGATGACTgtgaagcctcttggacctagacttggcacttcg CACCATCTCCAGTGTTGTCCATATCTCTACCCAGGCTGCTGTGTAGTCTACTGGTGGGGTCTCCCTACCTGCTGGTGA
- the LOC115194782 gene encoding Fc receptor-like protein 5 isoform X2 translates to MERTCLLLLLLSTLVYCSLGQGGDLSPPASLSVSPDRSQFFEYDVLSNQASLSLSPDRSQFFEYESVSLSCEVQGNSARWRVVRNTTRGILSECHTDWGKQQGSSCNVSLTPSDSGLYWCESGSGEHSNAVNITVHAGPMILESPALPVTEGDSVTLRCRYQETPSDLTAVFYKDGSLIRAETTGEMTIPAVSKSDEGLYKCYNSKGDSPESWMTVTDGSLTRTETTGDMTIPAVSWMTVKPLGPRLGTSHHLQCCPYLYPGCCVVYWWGLPTCW, encoded by the exons tgctgTTGAGTACACTGGTATACTGTAGCCTCGGACAAGGTGGAG atctCTCTCCTCCAGCGTCTCTGAGCGTCAGTCCTGACAGATCTCAGTTCTTTGAATATGATG ttctctctAACCAAGCATCTCTGAGTCTCAGTCCTGACAGATCTCAGTTCTTTGAATAtgagtctgtctctctgagctgTGAGGTTCAGGGGAACTCTGCTAGATGGAGAGTGGTGAGGAACACAACGAGAGGAATCCTTTCAGAGTGTCATACTGACTGGGGAAAACAACAAGGGTCTTCATGCAATGTGTCACTAACACCATCAGACAGTGGATTGTACTGGTGTGAGTCTGGTTCTGGAGAACACAGCAATGCTGTCAACATCACAGTACATG ctggtcCTATGATCCTGGAGAGCCCTGCCCTTCCTGTGACTGAGGGAGATTCTGTGACTCTGCGCTGCAGATATCAGGAAACTCCCTCTGACCTCacagctgttttctacaaagatGGATCCCTCATCAGGGCTGAGACTACAGGAGAGATGACCATCCCTGCAGTATCCAAGTCAGATGAAGGACTCTACAAGTGTTACAACTCGAAAGGAGATTCACCAGAGAGCTGGATGACTGTGACAG ATGGATCCCTCACCAGGACTGAGACTACAGGAGACATGACCATCCCTGCAGTATCCTGGATGACTgtgaagcctcttggacctagacttggcacttcg CACCATCTCCAGTGTTGTCCATATCTCTACCCAGGCTGCTGTGTAGTCTACTGGTGGGGTCTCCCTACCTGCTGGTGA
- the LOC115194782 gene encoding Fc receptor-like protein 5 isoform X1 → MERTCLLLLLLSTLVYCSLGQGGDLSPPASLSVSPDRSQFFEYDDQTFSLSVLSNQASLSLSPDRSQFFEYESVSLSCEVQGNSARWRVVRNTTRGILSECHTDWGKQQGSSCNVSLTPSDSGLYWCESGSGEHSNAVNITVHAGPMILESPALPVTEGDSVTLRCRYQETPSDLTAVFYKDGSLIRAETTGEMTIPAVSKSDEGLYKCYNSKGDSPESWMTVTDGSLTRTETTGDMTIPAVSWMTVKPLGPRLGTSHHLQCCPYLYPGCCVVYWWGLPTCW, encoded by the exons tgctgTTGAGTACACTGGTATACTGTAGCCTCGGACAAGGTGGAG atctCTCTCCTCCAGCGTCTCTGAGCGTCAGTCCTGACAGATCTCAGTTCTTTGAATATGATG atcagactttctctctctcagttctctctAACCAAGCATCTCTGAGTCTCAGTCCTGACAGATCTCAGTTCTTTGAATAtgagtctgtctctctgagctgTGAGGTTCAGGGGAACTCTGCTAGATGGAGAGTGGTGAGGAACACAACGAGAGGAATCCTTTCAGAGTGTCATACTGACTGGGGAAAACAACAAGGGTCTTCATGCAATGTGTCACTAACACCATCAGACAGTGGATTGTACTGGTGTGAGTCTGGTTCTGGAGAACACAGCAATGCTGTCAACATCACAGTACATG ctggtcCTATGATCCTGGAGAGCCCTGCCCTTCCTGTGACTGAGGGAGATTCTGTGACTCTGCGCTGCAGATATCAGGAAACTCCCTCTGACCTCacagctgttttctacaaagatGGATCCCTCATCAGGGCTGAGACTACAGGAGAGATGACCATCCCTGCAGTATCCAAGTCAGATGAAGGACTCTACAAGTGTTACAACTCGAAAGGAGATTCACCAGAGAGCTGGATGACTGTGACAG ATGGATCCCTCACCAGGACTGAGACTACAGGAGACATGACCATCCCTGCAGTATCCTGGATGACTgtgaagcctcttggacctagacttggcacttcg CACCATCTCCAGTGTTGTCCATATCTCTACCCAGGCTGCTGTGTAGTCTACTGGTGGGGTCTCCCTACCTGCTGGTGA